The following coding sequences are from one Achromobacter sp. B7 window:
- the pgeF gene encoding peptidoglycan editing factor PgeF — protein sequence MDRVIASLPVVTGPSWPGVSYFCTTRAGGVGVAPHDSLNLGRRAGDNPDTVSENRRRVRAAVPGEPLWLRQVHGSEVVDADAPDLPDEPAVDASVTAQPGRVLAIMVADCLPVVIADGRGQVLGAAHAGWRGLAGGVLEHTLAAMQAKAPDAGGWRAWVGPGIGPTEFEVGQDVLDAFTADDPATLRFFTPRPGLSGKWLADLAGLADFRLRRAGVQEVALSGMCTVSDPQRFFSYRRDTETGRMALLAWLDPV from the coding sequence ATGGACCGCGTGATCGCCAGCCTGCCTGTTGTGACCGGCCCGTCGTGGCCGGGCGTCTCGTACTTCTGCACGACCCGTGCCGGGGGCGTGGGCGTGGCGCCGCATGATTCCCTGAACCTGGGGCGCCGCGCCGGGGACAACCCCGACACGGTCTCCGAAAACCGACGCCGCGTGCGCGCCGCCGTCCCGGGCGAGCCCCTGTGGCTGCGTCAGGTGCACGGCAGCGAGGTAGTCGATGCCGATGCGCCTGACTTGCCCGACGAACCCGCGGTGGACGCCAGCGTCACGGCGCAACCGGGGCGCGTGCTGGCCATCATGGTGGCCGACTGCCTGCCCGTCGTCATCGCCGACGGTCGGGGCCAGGTGCTGGGCGCGGCGCATGCCGGCTGGCGTGGCCTAGCGGGCGGGGTGCTGGAACACACGCTGGCGGCCATGCAAGCCAAGGCGCCCGACGCCGGCGGCTGGCGCGCCTGGGTCGGCCCCGGCATCGGCCCGACCGAATTCGAAGTGGGGCAAGACGTGCTGGACGCCTTCACGGCGGACGACCCGGCCACGCTGCGGTTCTTCACGCCGCGTCCCGGTCTATCGGGAAAGTGGCTGGCCGACCTCGCCGGACTGGCCGATTTCCGCCTGCGCCGCGCCGGGGTACAAGAAGTGGCCCTGAGCGGCATGTGCACGGTGTCGGACCCGCAGCGCTTCTTTTCATACCGCCGCGATACCGAAACCGGACGCATGGCGTTGCTGGCTTGGCTCGACCCGGTTTGA
- a CDS encoding RluA family pseudouridine synthase, with the protein MSDTAAGTDLVSDDELLGLPDENSDEITEANPAENRGEPQRVTVPSSTRADRLDKVLAGLLPDHSRSRLQGWIESGNVHVNGAPGKIRQTVGPGDELLVWAQPAPDARAFTPEPVEFTVVDESPDWIVVNKPAGLVTHPGAGNWSGTLLNGLLYRYPELAAVARAGIVHRLDKDTSGLMVVARNEKAQTHLVRQLQARSMGREYVALAHGWMAAAGRVDRAIGRDARVPVRMSVERPVAPKPAITNYSPVRRGQVDPGGRVTEVVCRLETGRTHQIRVHMASLGHPLLADTIYGGKNIAGATRQMLHARALHFDDPGGNGDVQFTADVPADMALVQETVAWTA; encoded by the coding sequence ATGTCCGATACAGCCGCCGGCACAGATCTCGTTTCCGACGACGAACTCCTGGGCCTTCCTGACGAAAACTCCGACGAAATCACCGAGGCAAACCCCGCCGAAAACCGGGGTGAACCGCAACGTGTAACCGTGCCTTCCAGCACCCGCGCCGACCGGCTGGACAAGGTGCTGGCCGGCTTGCTGCCCGACCATTCCCGCAGCAGGCTGCAAGGCTGGATCGAATCCGGCAACGTGCATGTCAACGGCGCGCCCGGCAAGATTCGCCAGACCGTTGGCCCGGGCGACGAACTGCTGGTGTGGGCCCAGCCCGCCCCTGACGCGCGCGCCTTCACCCCCGAACCCGTTGAATTCACCGTTGTGGACGAAAGCCCCGACTGGATCGTCGTGAACAAGCCCGCGGGCCTGGTGACGCATCCGGGCGCCGGCAACTGGAGCGGCACGCTGCTGAACGGCCTGCTGTACCGCTACCCGGAATTGGCGGCCGTGGCGCGTGCCGGCATCGTACACAGGCTGGACAAAGACACCTCGGGGCTCATGGTCGTGGCCCGCAATGAAAAGGCCCAGACCCATCTGGTGCGCCAATTGCAGGCGCGCAGCATGGGCCGCGAGTATGTCGCCCTGGCCCATGGCTGGATGGCGGCGGCCGGCCGGGTCGACCGCGCGATCGGGCGCGATGCCCGCGTGCCCGTGCGCATGAGCGTCGAGCGCCCCGTTGCCCCGAAACCCGCCATTACCAATTACTCGCCGGTCCGGCGCGGGCAGGTGGACCCGGGTGGTCGCGTCACGGAAGTGGTGTGTCGCCTGGAAACCGGCCGCACCCACCAGATCCGCGTCCACATGGCCAGCCTGGGGCACCCGCTGCTGGCCGATACCATCTATGGCGGCAAGAACATTGCCGGGGCCACGCGGCAGATGCTGCACGCGCGCGCCCTGCATTTCGATGACCCCGGCGGCAACGGCGACGTGCAATTCACCGCTGACGTTCCGGCCGACATGGCGTTAGTTCAGGAAACCGTTGCATGGACCGCGTGA